In the Oncorhynchus gorbuscha isolate QuinsamMale2020 ecotype Even-year linkage group LG05, OgorEven_v1.0, whole genome shotgun sequence genome, one interval contains:
- the LOC124036594 gene encoding sin3 histone deacetylase corepressor complex component SDS3-like isoform X1 → MASTLLSPMVDYYNDEEELDSVDDDDDRSFRGRDSEEDTEDASETDLAKHDEDDYVEIKEQMYQDKLASLKRQLTQLQEGTLQEYQKRMKKLDQQYKERVRNADLFLQLETEQVERNYIKEKKAAVKEFDDKKVELKENLIAELEEKKKMIENEKLTMELTGDSMEVKPIMTRKLRRRPNDPVPIPDKRRKPAPAQLNYLLTDDQILEDLRILNKQLKSPKRPVSPSSPDQMPTIPMEAPSQRYEARIEEGKLYYDKRWYHKSQAIHLESKENTKISCVISSVGTNEIWVRKTSDSTKMRIYLGQLQRGAFIIRRRSAA, encoded by the exons ATGGCTTCTACTTTACTATCACCGATGGTAGATTATTACAATGATGAAGAAGAACTTGATAGTGTGGACGACGACGATGATCGAAGCTTCAGGGGAAGAGACTCGGAAGAAG ACACAGAAGATGCCAGTGAAACTGACCTGGCGAAACATGATGAGGATGACTATGTGGAAATCAAAGAACA GATGTACCAAGACAAGCTGGCATCATTGAAACGGCAGTTGACGCAACTCCAAGAGG GAACACTTCAGGAGTACCAGAAGAGAATGAAGAAGCTTGACCAACAATACAAGGAGAGAGTCCGCAATGCTG ATCTCTTTCTCCAACTTGAG aCAGAACAGGTGGAGAGGAACTACATCAAAGAGAAGAAGGCGGCGGTGAAAGAGTTTGACGATAAGAAGGTGGAGCTGAAGGAAAACTTAATTGCTGagctagaggagaagaagaagatgatAGAGAATGAGAAATTAACAATGGAGCTGACAGGCG ATTCCATGGAGGTGAAACCCATCATGACCCGGAAGTTAAGGAGGCGGCCCAACGATCCAGTCCCCATTCCAGACAAGCGGAGGAAACCTGCACCTG CTCAGCTTAACTATTTGCTAACCGATGACCAGATCCTGGAAGATCTGAGAATACTGAACAAGCAGCTGAAATCCCCTAAGCGTCCAG TGTCTCCGTCGTCTCCAGACCAAATGCCCACCATTCCAATGGAGGCCCCCTCACAGCGCTATGAGGCCCGCATTGAAGAGGGAAAGCTGTACTACGACAAGAGATG GTATCATAAGAGCCAGGCCATTCACCTGGAGTCCAAGGAGAACACCAAGATCAGCTGTGTCATCAGCTCAGTGGGAACAAATGAG ATCTGGGTGAGGAAGACCAGCGACAGCACCAAGATGAGGATCTACCTGGGACAGCTACAAAGAGGGGCGTTTATCATCCGACGACGGTCGGCAGCGTAG
- the LOC124036594 gene encoding sin3 histone deacetylase corepressor complex component SDS3-like isoform X2, with the protein MAGNALIGDPNKDTEDASETDLAKHDEDDYVEIKEQMYQDKLASLKRQLTQLQEGTLQEYQKRMKKLDQQYKERVRNADLFLQLETEQVERNYIKEKKAAVKEFDDKKVELKENLIAELEEKKKMIENEKLTMELTGDSMEVKPIMTRKLRRRPNDPVPIPDKRRKPAPAQLNYLLTDDQILEDLRILNKQLKSPKRPVSPSSPDQMPTIPMEAPSQRYEARIEEGKLYYDKRWYHKSQAIHLESKENTKISCVISSVGTNEIWVRKTSDSTKMRIYLGQLQRGAFIIRRRSAA; encoded by the exons ATGGCTGGTAACGCACTCATTGGGGATCCAAATAAAG ACACAGAAGATGCCAGTGAAACTGACCTGGCGAAACATGATGAGGATGACTATGTGGAAATCAAAGAACA GATGTACCAAGACAAGCTGGCATCATTGAAACGGCAGTTGACGCAACTCCAAGAGG GAACACTTCAGGAGTACCAGAAGAGAATGAAGAAGCTTGACCAACAATACAAGGAGAGAGTCCGCAATGCTG ATCTCTTTCTCCAACTTGAG aCAGAACAGGTGGAGAGGAACTACATCAAAGAGAAGAAGGCGGCGGTGAAAGAGTTTGACGATAAGAAGGTGGAGCTGAAGGAAAACTTAATTGCTGagctagaggagaagaagaagatgatAGAGAATGAGAAATTAACAATGGAGCTGACAGGCG ATTCCATGGAGGTGAAACCCATCATGACCCGGAAGTTAAGGAGGCGGCCCAACGATCCAGTCCCCATTCCAGACAAGCGGAGGAAACCTGCACCTG CTCAGCTTAACTATTTGCTAACCGATGACCAGATCCTGGAAGATCTGAGAATACTGAACAAGCAGCTGAAATCCCCTAAGCGTCCAG TGTCTCCGTCGTCTCCAGACCAAATGCCCACCATTCCAATGGAGGCCCCCTCACAGCGCTATGAGGCCCGCATTGAAGAGGGAAAGCTGTACTACGACAAGAGATG GTATCATAAGAGCCAGGCCATTCACCTGGAGTCCAAGGAGAACACCAAGATCAGCTGTGTCATCAGCTCAGTGGGAACAAATGAG ATCTGGGTGAGGAAGACCAGCGACAGCACCAAGATGAGGATCTACCTGGGACAGCTACAAAGAGGGGCGTTTATCATCCGACGACGGTCGGCAGCGTAG